TCTATGATTGGTAGAAGTTAACTTTATCGAGGATTAGTGGATTAAATTCAATTGTTTGCTGTATACATTAGGGTCTGAGTATGTTCTCTCCACTGCTGGAAATCTTTTTGGATAAATTTTCTCATAGACAATTTTGTTTGTTAGAAGTGTGGATTTGTCTGCCAAAAAGGGTGTTGTATCAGCACGGAATCACAGCCTGCGTGAACTAATTTAGCCTGGTTTAAGGCATAGTCATATGCTTCATACTACCTTCTGTTACTCTTCTTCGTTGGAAGCTTTGATATTGAGTATCTTCACTACACCTTGCATACTGTTGTCAATTAATTTGAGATTTAATGGCTATTATCCTGCTACTTTTTAAATTTATGTGGACATCTTATATGCAGCCAAAAGAGGGTGAAAAGGGATGTTCAGGATTATTTACTCTGGATGAAGAACTTGAAggatttctttttgttctcaAGCTAAACGAAAGCACTTGGTTGAAATGGTTGGGAAATGATTTCCATATCCCTCTTTCAGGTTCAGGTGGCTTGCATTCTCAACTTGGACAGCGTCAATTTGATGTAAGCAAAGCGGAGACAGCAGATACAAACGAAGAAGTTTCTCCACTTGCATATACTCAAGGAATAACTAATCAAATAAGAAACTTGGTGAGTCAAATTTCATCTGACAAGAGTCggaagacaaaaacaaaagaagcgcAGGAAAGCATTCTTCAGGAAATTGAAAAACTGGCAGCTGAAGCCTACAACCTCTTCAGAAGTTTCATCCCTACCTTTTCAGAGGAAACTGTTTCAGAGTCTGAGTTCCAGAAACCATCAGTTGGAATATGCTCTAGGACAGGATCAGGGTTCGAAATATTATGCCAAGGTTTTAATTGGGAATCTCATAGATCTGGAAAGTGGTACATGGACCTGAAACGAAAGGCTGCTGAAATATCTTCTATGGGATTCACTGTCATTTGGTTGCCCCCACCAACAGAGTCTGTGTCACCTGAGGGGTACATGCCAAAGGATTTATATAACTTGAACTCCAGGTGATTTTTTTTCACCTCCAGGGAGGAAAATAATAGAAACTGATGCTTTTCTGAAATTTATCCTTTTAGATTTGTAACTCTGCATGTGCATGCATTTGTCACAAACCCGGAAGGAGGAGAAACCGAATCCTGTACTTGGTCAAATGGTCTAAGCTTATAATATTCTGGATAATTAATTGTAGTGGTTTTTTTCATTTGCTAGAATGATGGTAGATCATTACAATGAGTTAAGATGCATCACGCggaaatatttgaaaatatctTATATGTATCTGCTGCATGTTTATGTGTGCATATATTGATTGTAAGAATAGTAGCTAACGGAATACCACATATTGATCAAGACTTGTATTCTTTGTTATTAGATACGGAAGTATTCATGAGCTAAAGGATCTTGTGAAGACACTCCATGAAGTTGGTATCAAAGTTCTGGGGGATGCTGTCTTGAATCACCGCTGTGCACACTATAAGAATCAAAATGATGTGTGGAATATTTTTGGTGGTCGTTTAAATTGGGATGATCGTGCAGTTGTTGCAGATGATCCACATTTTCAGGTATTTGACATTTTCATCATTACCCGAGTTCTATTTGATATAATATGCAATTGTTGTTGTTCAAATGTGATTTTAGAGTCGGTAAAAACTATCTTACTAGAATGGAAATGTAGCTGGTATGAGATAATGGCTTTGTTGAGTTCAAATTCAAGTTATCTAGTCAGAAAGATATGTCATTCTTTTCATCTAATGCGCACTGAAAATACTCCACTAACTCCAGATCACCTTGTTTTGTCATAAAGGGTAAAGGCAACAAGAGTAGTGGGGATAACTTCCATGCAGCTCCAAACATTGATCATTCTCAAGATTTTGTGAGGGAAGATATCAAAGAATGGTTATGCTGGCTGAGGTTAGTAGgctggattttttttaatgttgtttGTGAGAATTTCTTTGATTGCTTTGTTTACTTCTATTCTGATTACATAGTTGGTGTATGTGTAATTCTAATATATATCCAAGAAACATCAATAGATCAAGAAGCGTTCTCCAGTGTTTCCTATGACCAGAATGCACTCCAAAGAGCTTAGCCATCCATCAATTCAAAAAGAGATGGTTATTTGATCCATATTCGTGTTCTATTTTTCTAAAAACTGAATAAGAGTACAGAAATCTGCATTTTCAAATTTTCGAAAACTGGGCTTAATATTGACTGCTGTGGTCATTGATCAGTATAAACTTGGAGCCTTTAGAAGATAACTTATTTAAGTATTTAACCATCTCAATGGAACTTATCAATTTCAAACTTGTACAAAATCATCTATTCCTCTTGGGATTCATTAACATCACTTAATGAAAGTATGGTACAATGTCTTACACAATATAACAGAACAAATATCCAAGCAAGCTTGTCCCTATTGCACAATGCACaatgaaatttattatattaaagaaGATTTCTGAAAGAAGTTGTCAAGTTCTTAACagcttttaattattttatatagatTTAGTTCCAAGTTAGTCTGTCAATATGATATGATTCCCAGTAAACATCCTTATGGAGAAACGATATGTGCATGGTTCATTTCATTTTTAGTTGGTCTTCTGAGTCTGATTCTTTTTGGACATTGTCATCTGAGTAGGTTTAGCAGCAAAATGTTTTCCTTGCCAGTTAATCAGTTATTGCAAAAATGTGGGCGGACTGGCTGAGTTATTCAGCTCCAAATGTTGGTATTTTTTTATCTCATTAATTTATTCAAGTTCGCTAATTTCCTCACGAAGTCCAAATGTTGGTTCAGCAATTGCACCTTAGATCTTATTGAAGTGTATTTCTCTCTGGTCTATGCTTCAGTTCTGATCTTTTGAATGACATCAGATCACTGTCGAGTTAACCATTTTCTTGTAATATCTGCTTCACAGAGAAGAAATTGGATATGATGGATGGAGACTTGATTTTGTTAGAGGATTTTGGGGTGGCTATGTCAAGGACTACATGGATTCAAGTGAACCTTATTTTGCTGTGGGCGAGTATTGGGACTCCCTCAGTTATACGTATGGTGAAATGGATCATAATCAAGATGCACACCGACAGAGAATTATTGACTGGATAAATGCTGCAAACGGAACTGCTGGTGCTTTTGATGTTACCACAAAAGGGATTCTTCATTCAGTAAGGACTCATCTAGATGATTCCTACATGAGTTTTTGGAATACATAGAAATTTGATCAACTGATGAGTTTACCAATCACTTTACATCAAATGTTTTATTTGTGTTATAACTTCATGCTTCTGCATGTGTTTTTGTCTTATCCGATTTCATTCTTTCCAAGCTGTATACAAATGTAAATTGTTGATAACTAGAGCTTGTAGGAATTTATCAAGTTTTCAGTTTTGTTTAGACAGAAGGAAAATGATTGCCAGATTGTATGATATTACTTGTAGACATAACACGAAGCATGATGAAAATTCACTTTATTTTTTATCCCTCCATGTTGGAATGAAGAACTGCTAGGGCATTTCTAAGAATATATTTACTTCCTTGGGTTATCAACGACTTTCTGCTGATACCTCTTATATGATCAAGCATGTTAGCTTTTGATGCATTATTTAAGAATTTTCTAGCACTTGCAACACTTTAAGATTAGGAAActtgaaaaaatataaaatataatatttattttttgcaaCAGTTAGGGGAAGGATGTTGTATTTACAGATTTGTATTTGTTGTGTTTAGGCATTGGAGAGATGTGAATATTGGAGATTGTCAGATCAAAAGGGAAAGCCTCCTGGGGTGCTTGGATGGTGGCCATCTGGTGCTGTTACCTTTATAGAGAATCATGACACTGGTTCTACTCAGGTATGACCTATTTTGActgaattttcattttatcATGCCATTTCATGGACTACAATTATAAGGAGAGACAGAAATATATGGACGTTGACAGTTGATGAGATCGATGCAACAGTAAAACTAACATTTTGGTGAACACTGAGATGTGCTATGTATAAGGTGATTGTTGTATCAAATGGTGGGAGTTTTTTTAGTATCGGAGTTTCTGATACACAATTCTTTATAGATTTCGAGTTTCTCTATATAAACAGAGAAACATATATTCCTTCACTATCAATCTGTAAATTAACTTGAAATCTTGTCCCAGAGTTGATGCAAAAGTTTTAGCAAGTTCCTTCTCAAAGTGGAGTCATCTATAATGTGATACCCACAAAAACTGGACCTTACTTTGTTAATGTTTCCCAGATTTTAATATTGTTTCTAACTTGTATATTTACTTAATCTATTCTTTGTTCCTAAAGGGTCATTGGAGATTTCCAAGTGGGAAAGAAATGCAAGGCTATGCCTATATCCTGACACACCCAGGAACACCAGCTGTGTTCTATGACCATATTTTTTCTCATTATCAATCTGAAATTGCAGCTCTCATCTCTGTCAGAAACCGCAACAAAATACACTGTCGTAGTATGGTAAGTATCGAAATTAGGGTTTTCTATTTTGAGTGCTTAGGTGTATGTTAGAGGGAAATTTTTGGTAAGAAAATAGGAAGGTACAATTTCATTATAGCACATAACAAGCATAAGATGCTTTCAAACTAATATTAGCTAACAACATCAgttgagaaagaagaaagaacaaaagatgCAAACTTGCCTGAGATTTTAGTTATATTATTTGTAAACCTTATCTgacagattttttttcttttttggtaattATCTGAACAGATTCTAATAATGATTATGTTGCATGGTCAAGATCTTACGATTCTGcatcacttttttattttttgctttttgcCCCTTTGGTATATATTTCTGGCTAAGACTCAGAGATGGCTGTTATGGTGCCCATGTTAATATGCTATAGTGATAATAAAGATCAACTGATCAAAATATTATTCCTGAACATCATTTTTTGTGCTGCATAAGGTTAAAATTATCAAGGCAGAAAGGGATGTATATGCAGCAATCATTGACAAGAAAGTTGTAATGAAGATAGGACCAGGGAGTTTTGAACCCTCAAGTGTCCCTGCAAGATGGACTTTGGCGATCGAGAGACAAGATTACAAGGTCTGGGAAACATCTTAATATATCAAGTGACACATACTTCTCAGGTAAATAGAAGAATTCTTAGAGAAGAGAACAACTTCGACGTTAAGTTTCAATACATAGACATGTAAGTATGCTTATGGTAGGTGGTGTTTGCTGCTGTAAGTAGCATAAGCTATTTGGCCATTGTTAAGATGACACAAAAAGGGTTCAAGACGGGGTTCGATGATATTATTGTCGACAGTTTTCCTATTTTTGATGGAGGATGCGTCATTGAGCCTTCAAATGAGATGGATAATTGTAAAATGTATTCACCATGTAGTTTTTGAAACATTTTCAAAATAGATACTGTAACAGTATACTTGTAAGCTTTTGTGAACATAGACATGCAGGCGATGTATTATAATCAATTCAGTTGTAAGCTTTTGTGAACGCAGACTCTTTGCTTATAGACATCCGTAGAGACAGAAACCATCACAATTCTGTATCACAcataaattgaagaaaatgattttCTGACAGAGAGAAGCTGCTAGTGCTATACATTGTTATTGTGAGAGACTATTTGCATTGGATGGAAAGATGAACAGAACTGTCAAAAGATTTCGAGTTGATTACAACCACCAAAACGAACTCtcctaaaataaaaaactgcTAAATTTACCAACTTGATAAATATAGAAATGTGAAAATTACAAGCTAGTAGTAGCCATTTAACTCATTAGAGGTTCTCCATTTTCCTCTCCTTATATGTCTCAAAACTACACATTGCACACACTCCGGTCGATATGTATATAAACAGAGCCTATCAGGAGCATTTGGATTCGGGTGGGCGATCTACTCATCTCTGTTGAagaagattcaatttttttggcTTGAGTTGGCTCTGGTGTTGGTCCTGTTTAGGCTCTAACACTCCGGACCAACCTAGGCCATCTCCAGcttgaaacaaaagaaaaaaaaaaaaaggttcaaagAAAGGAAAACAGAATGGCTGCAGTAAACAAAAGCTTCCTTGTGTTGTTTGTGTTGTCCATTGCTGTAGTTGTCCATGCTAACATTGACAAATTCGATGAGTACTGGGCGTCGAGAGCTGATGAAGCACAGAAGGTGGCAGAAGACGCTTACAACCCGAATCCCGCTGGCCTTGTAAATGATTTCAACTTCCATGTCGACAAGTAATGAATTCTCCCTCTCCCTACATGTTACAATGGTTAGATTCTTTAATCAATATACTTAGCCAATTACATGTTTATTCCAACAATTCTTGCAGGACCATGACAGGTACCAACAGCACTAGAAGGAACTTGAAGAAATACACAGGCAAGTGCCTGGCCACAAACCCCATCGACAGATGCTGGCGTTGCGACCCAAACTGGGCTAATAACCGGAAAAGACTAGCTGACTGCGCCCTTGGATTTGGCCGCAAAACCATTGGTGGGAAAATGGGAAGGATTTATGTTGTCACTGATGCCTCGGACAGCGACATGGTTCATCCTAAACCTGGAACCTTACGCCACGCCGTGATCCAGAAGGAACCACTTTGGATCATTTTTGCTCGTAGTATGATCATTAGACTCAACCAGGAGCTTATAATGACAAGTGATAAGACCATCGATGCTAGGGGTGCCAATGTGCATATTGCTCATGGTGCTGGTCTGACTCTTCAGTTTATCAAGAATGTGATCATCCATGGCCTACACATTCATGACATCGTCTCAGGCAATGGTGGCCTTATTGCTGATTCGGTGGACCACTATGGTATCAGGACTCAGAGCGATGGCGACGCCATTTCCATCTTCGGTTCCTCCCACATTTGGATCGATCATATTTCGATGTCTAATGGCAAAGATGGTCTTGTTGATATCATCCAAGGATCAACTGCCATTACCATCTCGAATTGTCATATGACTGACCACAACGAGGTATATATATTCAATTCATTCATTACTTATAGGACATCTGCTAAGGATTTTCTGGTTTCTAATACACATGAACAAGCTAGAGCAGTTGTTAACGAAACTAATGGATGTTTCAGGTGATGTTGTTTGGTGCAAGCGACAGCTACAGCAAAGATCAAATCATGCAAGTGACTGTTGCCTTCAACCATTTTGGCCAAGGATTGGTGCAGAGGATGCCAAGGTGCCGATGGGGTTTCGTCCATGTAGTTAACAATGACTACACTCACTGGCTCATGTATGCCATTGGTGGTAGCCAGCACCCTACCATTATCAGTCAGGGCAACAGATTCATTGCTCCTCCAAATGTTAACGCTAAACAGGTACCGTAAACTTTGATGTTATATACATAACCTGTTACATTACAATATCTTGTTCATGTATCAACTGTCAACGGTTAATTTCTTGGTGAATTAGGTGACCAAGAGAGAATATTCACCGGAGAGCGTATGGAAGTCATGGTCATGGAGATCAGAGGGAGATTTGATGATGAATGGTGCATACTTTGTACAATCTGGACACCCAAAATCAAGCAGACGATTCTCGAAGGTGGATATGATCAAAGCCAAGCCTGGTACTTTTGTAACCAGACTTACACGGTTCGCGGGATCTCTCAACTGTGTAGTAGGCAAGCCTTGTTAGTAAATTCGTCATAAACATAAACCATATCCATATGCAGCAGCCTCCCTGTAGACAGCACATTCTGGGCTGACACAACAAAAAAGATCAgagtgtttgatttttttttttcgtattttcttctttcttcttcttcttttccaatTTTCTCGACTCTTGAGAGAAAAGGCAAGtagaagttctttttttttttggactccAAAGAAATTTTAGAAAGTACAAGAAATACTTCTTTGGTCTGTTGGTTGATCATTCTGTTACTTTTGATCACTTTGagaaatttcttttttcttcacaaaTGGGTTGTTCCACAGGGAGggtgataaatatatatatatatatatgaaggcaTACTATATACGTGTTCTGTGTGTTATACCAGAGGGATTGAGAGCCTCAACTCTTAATACATATTGATATGTTGCCTATGCAAAATTTTGTATGGTCCAAATTTGTTCAACttgaattaaatcaaatttagatATAGGTTATGTGTCTGGAatctgggtccaaacacaaaaaaaaaattcgatttAAAACCGTATCCGGGTCTAAGCATATAAATCTTTTCCGATTTATTTGTCTAGAGTCTAATCTGAATTAGGTTATtttccgatttacttgtccggatttaaatcaattcggatttggttaattaagtgcgtccaaaattcaatccggattagggtccggacatttaaatatt
This genomic stretch from Tripterygium wilfordii isolate XIE 37 chromosome 22, ASM1340144v1, whole genome shotgun sequence harbors:
- the LOC119991590 gene encoding alpha-amylase 3, chloroplastic-like; the encoded protein is MSTVTTEPLLLYSRTQRLPRIRPRNSHLLNPPLLSFRSKTIKLFSNGASFCNFKPHQRAQPVRDSSTDAAVLNTFQSTDVSFKETFRLTRTQRAEGKIFFRLDQGNDQGTWVLSIGCNLPGKWILHWGVSHIKDNGSEWDQPPKSMRPPGSILIRDYAIETPLKKSSEQDIFYEVKIDVIPKAKIAGINFVLKDEETGAWYQHRGRDFKVPLVDDLQDDGNMISAKRGSCPWKGVLRSLLNIILKEESSASKAQGSISELEDTKQKKSFLQEFYEEQPITKEIAFENSLTVSVWKSPERAKNLLYMETDLPGDVIVHWGVCRDDAKYWEIPEAPYPPKTTVFKNKALRTLLQPKEGEKGCSGLFTLDEELEGFLFVLKLNESTWLKWLGNDFHIPLSGSGGLHSQLGQRQFDVSKAETADTNEEVSPLAYTQGITNQIRNLVSQISSDKSRKTKTKEAQESILQEIEKLAAEAYNLFRSFIPTFSEETVSESEFQKPSVGICSRTGSGFEILCQGFNWESHRSGKWYMDLKRKAAEISSMGFTVIWLPPPTESVSPEGYMPKDLYNLNSRYGSIHELKDLVKTLHEVGIKVLGDAVLNHRCAHYKNQNDVWNIFGGRLNWDDRAVVADDPHFQGKGNKSSGDNFHAAPNIDHSQDFVREDIKEWLCWLREEIGYDGWRLDFVRGFWGGYVKDYMDSSEPYFAVGEYWDSLSYTYGEMDHNQDAHRQRIIDWINAANGTAGAFDVTTKGILHSALERCEYWRLSDQKGKPPGVLGWWPSGAVTFIENHDTGSTQGHWRFPSGKEMQGYAYILTHPGTPAVFYDHIFSHYQSEIAALISVRNRNKIHCRSMVKIIKAERDVYAAIIDKKVVMKIGPGSFEPSSVPARWTLAIERQDYKVWETS
- the LOC119992227 gene encoding probable pectate lyase P59 — translated: MAAVNKSFLVLFVLSIAVVVHANIDKFDEYWASRADEAQKVAEDAYNPNPAGLVNDFNFHVDKTMTGTNSTRRNLKKYTGKCLATNPIDRCWRCDPNWANNRKRLADCALGFGRKTIGGKMGRIYVVTDASDSDMVHPKPGTLRHAVIQKEPLWIIFARSMIIRLNQELIMTSDKTIDARGANVHIAHGAGLTLQFIKNVIIHGLHIHDIVSGNGGLIADSVDHYGIRTQSDGDAISIFGSSHIWIDHISMSNGKDGLVDIIQGSTAITISNCHMTDHNEVMLFGASDSYSKDQIMQVTVAFNHFGQGLVQRMPRCRWGFVHVVNNDYTHWLMYAIGGSQHPTIISQGNRFIAPPNVNAKQVTKREYSPESVWKSWSWRSEGDLMMNGAYFVQSGHPKSSRRFSKVDMIKAKPGTFVTRLTRFAGSLNCVVGKPC